A portion of the Lysinibacillus timonensis genome contains these proteins:
- a CDS encoding efflux RND transporter permease subunit has product MKNLVKTSISRPVGVIMFVVVAMLLGFISLTGLKLDLFPKMDLPVAVVATSYPGGAPQEVEELISKPIESAVGTIEGLDTIQSISQPSSSLVVMMFDFGRDIESAMTDVREKIDQISGALPENANDPMVMRLDPNATAVVYASLSGADLNVLQDIAENEVQPALERASGVASATVSGGIEREIRVNLDQAQLLNFGVTGSQVMSALGAENRSISAGTVEQGGKDVQLRIVGEYTSINDIRNTQLTLANGETIRVEDVAEVVDTFKEQSSISKVNGEETLLFSIMKQSDANTVEVAKEVQKAIDELNAEFAERGLKITTVMDTSTFITDSIDSVVNNMLIGGVLSAIILLLFLRSIRATLVIGISMPIAIITTFTLMYFTGETLNVISMGGLALGIGMMVDSSIVILENIFKKRQEGLSIKDAAIEGGGELVGAVIASTLTTAVVFLPIVFVEGLAAQIFRPLALAVVFSLTAALIAAVTIVPMLSSKMLGKVKIQMEGEAPKGIVNRLLAVFIKIYGKVLEKALKFRKTVILIVLAAFAGSFALSGSVGVEFMPASDSGQVGITAEIQSGSQLSESEAVVEQIDERLAKYKDIIKVSYVSIGGSTDGVSAGTANQASYMIELVSSTERDITTQDFIAEVSELVSDIPGAEITVADQSSGMSSGSPIQVQISGDDQDVLGDLAQQVVWLIEDIDGTLNVESSLSEGNPEVQVVVDREIASAFGLTYQQIMNEVNLSFDGQVATYYKEDGSEYDVTVALPSDETETVRDLETMMIRNNEGMNIPLSTVAQFVQIQGPSQITRQDQVKTINVTSDVYGRDLGSVSTDIMLAMEKLSLPDGYEVSMGGQSEQMMESFGQLALALLLGIFLVYMVMAVQFESFVYPFIIMFSMPTMIIGVIVGLFISGVPLSMPGFIGMILLAGIVVNNGILLVEYINILRDKGMERMEAIIEAGKSRVRPIFMTTLTTVLAMIPLALAIGEGAESQQPMAVVVVFGLSASTMFTLVFVPVMYVIIDNMATKVKGWFGPKEKKEKKEKGPKKRWFSRRKGKEVDPTVVEQVEKVVEENNKEAKKELKKKRKLFGGAKKEKESLKE; this is encoded by the coding sequence TTGAAGAATTTAGTTAAAACATCGATTAGCCGTCCAGTCGGCGTTATCATGTTTGTTGTGGTGGCAATGCTATTAGGGTTTATTTCCTTAACGGGTTTAAAGCTCGATTTATTCCCTAAAATGGACTTACCAGTTGCGGTTGTTGCAACAAGTTATCCAGGTGGTGCTCCTCAAGAAGTAGAGGAGTTAATTTCCAAACCGATCGAATCGGCAGTAGGAACGATTGAAGGATTAGATACAATTCAATCTATTTCTCAACCATCTTCTTCATTAGTTGTCATGATGTTTGATTTTGGTCGAGATATAGAAAGTGCTATGACAGATGTGCGTGAGAAAATTGATCAAATATCTGGAGCATTGCCGGAAAATGCGAATGACCCTATGGTAATGCGTTTAGATCCTAATGCTACAGCTGTCGTATATGCGAGTCTGTCAGGTGCAGATTTAAATGTATTACAAGATATTGCCGAAAATGAAGTTCAACCAGCACTTGAACGAGCAAGTGGTGTTGCTTCTGCCACAGTATCAGGTGGAATAGAACGAGAAATTCGTGTCAATCTTGACCAGGCACAGCTGCTGAATTTTGGTGTGACTGGTTCACAAGTAATGTCGGCGTTAGGTGCTGAAAACCGTTCTATTTCTGCTGGTACTGTTGAACAAGGCGGTAAAGATGTACAACTTCGTATTGTTGGGGAATATACATCCATTAATGATATTCGCAATACACAGCTGACACTGGCTAATGGGGAAACAATCCGTGTAGAAGATGTTGCAGAAGTTGTTGATACTTTCAAAGAACAATCTTCTATTTCAAAAGTAAATGGGGAAGAGACACTTTTATTCTCCATTATGAAACAGTCAGATGCGAATACTGTTGAAGTTGCAAAAGAAGTTCAAAAAGCGATTGATGAGTTAAATGCAGAATTTGCGGAACGTGGATTAAAAATTACAACCGTAATGGATACCTCTACATTTATTACGGATTCTATTGATTCGGTTGTTAACAATATGTTAATAGGGGGCGTTCTTTCAGCGATCATCCTATTACTATTTTTACGTAGTATAAGAGCAACATTAGTTATTGGGATTTCCATGCCAATTGCAATTATTACAACGTTTACATTAATGTATTTTACAGGTGAAACGTTAAACGTTATTTCGATGGGTGGTTTAGCACTTGGTATCGGGATGATGGTTGATAGCTCCATCGTTATACTAGAAAATATCTTTAAAAAGAGACAAGAAGGATTGTCCATTAAAGATGCAGCAATTGAAGGTGGAGGGGAATTAGTAGGAGCAGTAATTGCATCAACCTTAACAACTGCGGTAGTGTTCTTACCAATCGTATTCGTTGAAGGTTTGGCAGCTCAAATTTTCCGCCCATTAGCATTAGCGGTTGTCTTTTCATTAACTGCCGCTTTAATAGCAGCCGTTACAATTGTACCGATGCTATCTTCTAAGATGCTAGGTAAAGTTAAAATCCAAATGGAAGGTGAAGCACCAAAAGGAATTGTGAATCGCCTTTTAGCAGTATTCATTAAAATATACGGTAAAGTACTAGAGAAAGCATTAAAATTTAGAAAAACTGTTATATTAATTGTGTTAGCTGCGTTTGCTGGAAGCTTTGCATTAAGTGGCTCAGTTGGTGTTGAATTTATGCCTGCTAGTGACAGTGGTCAGGTTGGTATCACTGCCGAAATTCAAAGTGGTTCACAACTTTCTGAATCAGAAGCTGTTGTTGAACAAATTGATGAACGATTAGCAAAATATAAAGATATCATTAAAGTAAGTTATGTAAGTATCGGTGGTAGTACAGACGGGGTAAGTGCTGGTACGGCGAATCAGGCATCCTATATGATTGAATTGGTTAGCTCTACTGAACGTGACATAACGACGCAAGATTTTATCGCAGAAGTGAGCGAATTAGTAAGTGATATCCCAGGTGCTGAAATTACAGTAGCAGATCAAAGCTCAGGTATGAGTTCTGGTTCACCTATCCAAGTACAAATTTCAGGTGATGATCAAGACGTATTAGGTGATTTAGCACAACAAGTGGTTTGGTTAATCGAAGATATTGACGGTACACTAAACGTAGAAAGTTCATTATCTGAAGGTAATCCAGAGGTTCAAGTGGTTGTCGATCGAGAAATTGCTAGTGCATTTGGTCTTACGTATCAACAAATTATGAATGAAGTTAACTTATCGTTTGATGGACAAGTCGCAACCTACTATAAAGAAGATGGTAGTGAGTATGATGTAACTGTTGCTTTACCGAGCGATGAAACAGAAACTGTTCGTGACTTAGAAACGATGATGATTCGAAATAATGAAGGAATGAATATTCCATTATCAACGGTTGCTCAATTTGTGCAAATTCAAGGACCTTCTCAAATTACAAGACAAGATCAAGTAAAAACAATTAATGTGACAAGTGATGTATATGGTCGAGATTTAGGTAGTGTCTCAACAGATATTATGCTAGCCATGGAAAAACTGTCATTACCTGATGGTTATGAAGTGTCAATGGGTGGTCAATCTGAACAGATGATGGAATCATTTGGTCAGTTAGCATTAGCATTACTATTAGGGATTTTCCTTGTTTATATGGTAATGGCAGTACAGTTTGAATCTTTCGTATATCCATTTATTATCATGTTCTCAATGCCGACGATGATCATTGGGGTTATTGTAGGTCTATTCATCTCGGGTGTGCCGTTAAGTATGCCAGGTTTTATCGGGATGATTTTACTTGCAGGTATCGTAGTAAACAATGGTATCTTGCTTGTTGAGTACATTAATATTCTGCGTGACAAAGGTATGGAACGAATGGAAGCGATTATTGAAGCAGGTAAGAGCCGTGTGCGTCCAATCTTTATGACGACGTTAACGACAGTACTTGCGATGATTCCGCTTGCTTTAGCAATTGGTGAAGGGGCAGAATCGCAACAACCAATGGCGGTAGTAGTCGTATTTGGTTTATCTGCATCGACAATGTTTACATTAGTATTTGTACCGGTGATGTATGTCATTATTGATAATATGGCGACAAAAGTGAAAGGCTGGTTCGGTCCGAAAGAGAAAAAAGAAAAGAAAGAAAAAGGTCCGAAAAAGCGCTGGTTCAGCCGACGTAAAGGAAAAGAAGTTGACCCTACCGTTGTTGAACAAGTCGAAAAAGTTGTGGAAGAAAATAATAAAGAAGCTAAAAAAGAACTGAAGAAAAAGCGCAAACTTTTCGGAGGCGCTAAAAAAGAAAAAGAGAGTCTAAAAGAATAA
- a CDS encoding efflux RND transporter periplasmic adaptor subunit: MKTKRYRLSGALVLSVALLITGCSNAETTVTEEEVEVREIPVETAKVTFGALVDDQLLTGKIEAEDEVTVLPSAMGEITNIFIKKGDFVSAGQVIAQLDNTDEQNAVKQAEINLKQSQIQLEDAKLSQEDSLAKLELQLEPAQKAWDTAKKDLERNQALFDEGLISAKELEGYVLQEQNAKNQVDQLNLNKEQIVNSLGIKTVETSIELSELTLQTAQQRLDDKVIKATISGEVTELNAKVGETASAQSPFATIVSTNQVKVSVNILQDQLNVFNVGDVVDVEVIGFEEPFEGTVTYISPISSGSGLFTLEAKIDNSEQLIKPGMVASIKTEEVLEQDKILVPTKSIIQKEGKSLVFIVVDNKAVAKEVEVIRYNTDVTAVVGDLKEEDLVVTSGQNLLNDGDLVKIMEEE, encoded by the coding sequence ATGAAGACAAAGAGATATAGACTCAGCGGAGCTCTTGTATTGAGTGTAGCTCTGTTGATAACAGGGTGTAGTAACGCAGAAACAACTGTTACAGAGGAAGAAGTTGAAGTTCGAGAAATTCCAGTTGAAACTGCAAAAGTTACATTTGGGGCTCTAGTAGATGACCAGCTGTTAACTGGAAAAATTGAGGCCGAAGATGAAGTGACTGTGTTACCAAGTGCAATGGGAGAAATTACAAACATTTTCATTAAAAAGGGTGACTTTGTGAGTGCTGGTCAAGTCATTGCTCAATTAGACAATACAGATGAACAAAATGCAGTGAAGCAAGCTGAGATTAATTTGAAACAGTCTCAAATTCAATTGGAAGATGCAAAACTTTCACAAGAAGACAGCCTGGCGAAACTAGAATTGCAACTTGAGCCAGCTCAAAAGGCTTGGGATACGGCGAAAAAAGATTTAGAGCGTAACCAAGCGTTATTTGATGAAGGGCTCATCTCTGCAAAAGAGTTGGAAGGTTATGTTTTACAAGAACAAAATGCTAAAAATCAGGTTGACCAATTAAATCTAAATAAAGAGCAGATTGTAAATTCTTTGGGCATTAAGACAGTTGAAACGAGCATTGAACTTTCTGAGCTTACATTGCAAACTGCACAACAACGTCTGGATGATAAAGTGATCAAAGCTACGATTTCAGGCGAAGTGACCGAATTAAATGCTAAAGTTGGGGAAACAGCATCTGCACAAAGTCCATTTGCAACCATTGTTTCAACGAATCAAGTTAAAGTTAGTGTGAATATTTTACAAGATCAACTAAATGTTTTTAATGTAGGCGATGTTGTTGATGTTGAAGTGATTGGGTTTGAAGAGCCTTTCGAAGGAACGGTTACATATATTTCACCAATTAGTTCAGGCTCAGGTTTATTCACTTTAGAGGCTAAGATTGATAATTCAGAGCAATTAATTAAACCTGGTATGGTTGCTTCTATTAAAACTGAAGAGGTACTAGAACAAGACAAAATCTTAGTTCCAACCAAATCAATTATTCAAAAAGAAGGAAAATCGCTTGTTTTTATTGTCGTGGATAATAAAGCAGTAGCGAAAGAAGTTGAAGTCATTCGTTATAACACCGATGTCACTGCAGTTGTTGGTGACCTTAAAGAAGAAGATTTAGTTGTAACGTCTGGTCAGAACCTCCTTAATGATGGCGATTTAGTGAAAATCATGGAGGAGGAGTAA
- a CDS encoding STAS domain-containing protein — MLLQVDSLVEGSTLIIRLKGILDYTTADSFYLNESISEDINEIEVDFSQLEFIDSTGIGAILSIIHVATSFRSKVKFTGMSNQIVNLFETIGLFEIKKSLLDGDNHDV; from the coding sequence ATGCTTTTACAAGTAGATAGTTTAGTAGAAGGAAGTACTCTAATAATCCGATTGAAAGGGATACTTGACTATACAACAGCAGATTCCTTTTATTTAAATGAAAGTATTAGTGAGGACATAAACGAGATAGAAGTAGATTTTTCTCAATTGGAGTTTATTGATTCTACAGGGATCGGTGCTATTTTATCCATCATACATGTAGCTACAAGTTTCCGTTCAAAAGTGAAATTCACAGGAATGTCTAATCAAATTGTTAATCTTTTTGAAACAATTGGGTTATTCGAGATTAAAAAATCACTGCTAGATGGGGACAACCATGATGTATAA
- a CDS encoding EAL domain-containing protein — protein MFELVETNELSFTETNLRNALYNNEFTLYYQPKLNLVTGKIVGVEALIRWVHPEKGMISPLEFIPLAEKTGMIQPIGEWVLRTACEQLQAWREIGLPPMIVAVNLSASQLFQRDLVNKVQQILDETGVPPKYLELEITESMMMDIQKTLPIIHNLKKLGVCISMDDFGTGYSSLSYLKEIPIDKLKIDQSFVRNCTTDPKDATIVKTIIAMAHQLNLVVIAEGVETRDQLIFLQQNLCNKAQGYLFSKPVPSEEIVEKFSLMEQMVEQFGISYEENQQNWLEESLEQARQELHDTIRMQQGMIFKFIQLDGKFIHTLCDGELLYQMNLTPAQVIGKELNEIFPKSTVETKLQYYKKVWESKETVIYEGNVGDIWYLATLRPIIRNGKIVEVIGSCVDITKRKKAEESLKQSEYKYRLIADNTQDIISVLDAKGVVHYASPSHEKVLGYPAQVIEGNAMFDFLHPDDASLIKKYYKKAFYSKLPSYYVFRYKHKTGNWVNIEGVGTPVLDEDNEVKQLIVVGRDISQRRQRN, from the coding sequence ATGTTTGAACTAGTAGAAACAAACGAATTATCTTTTACAGAAACTAACTTAAGAAACGCACTATATAATAATGAGTTTACCCTTTATTACCAGCCAAAGTTAAATTTAGTTACTGGGAAGATTGTCGGTGTTGAAGCGCTCATTCGCTGGGTACATCCTGAAAAAGGAATGATCTCACCACTAGAATTTATTCCACTCGCTGAAAAAACAGGAATGATTCAACCCATTGGTGAATGGGTATTGAGAACAGCTTGTGAGCAATTACAGGCATGGAGAGAAATCGGTCTTCCACCAATGATTGTAGCAGTTAATTTGTCTGCTTCCCAGCTTTTTCAACGTGATTTAGTGAACAAAGTTCAACAAATTTTAGATGAAACGGGGGTTCCTCCGAAATATTTGGAGCTTGAAATCACTGAAAGTATGATGATGGATATCCAAAAAACATTACCTATCATACATAATTTAAAAAAACTAGGTGTTTGTATAAGTATGGATGACTTTGGGACCGGTTACAGCTCGCTTAGTTACTTAAAGGAAATTCCAATTGATAAACTGAAAATTGACCAATCTTTTGTTAGAAATTGTACAACAGACCCAAAAGACGCTACGATCGTCAAAACGATTATTGCGATGGCGCATCAATTAAATTTAGTTGTTATTGCTGAAGGCGTTGAAACAAGGGATCAATTAATTTTTTTACAGCAAAATCTATGCAATAAAGCCCAAGGTTATTTATTTAGTAAACCCGTCCCTTCAGAAGAAATCGTAGAAAAGTTCTCCCTTATGGAGCAAATGGTTGAACAGTTTGGGATATCATATGAGGAAAATCAACAGAACTGGTTGGAAGAATCCCTGGAACAGGCTCGCCAAGAACTCCATGATACGATTAGAATGCAACAAGGGATGATTTTTAAATTTATTCAATTGGATGGAAAGTTTATACATACATTATGTGATGGAGAATTGCTTTACCAAATGAATTTAACTCCAGCACAGGTAATTGGTAAAGAACTAAATGAGATTTTTCCCAAATCTACTGTAGAAACAAAATTACAATATTATAAAAAGGTTTGGGAAAGTAAAGAAACTGTCATTTATGAAGGGAACGTCGGAGACATTTGGTATTTAGCCACATTACGTCCTATTATAAGAAATGGAAAAATTGTTGAAGTAATCGGGTCTTGTGTTGATATTACTAAAAGGAAAAAAGCAGAAGAGAGTTTAAAGCAAAGTGAATATAAATACCGACTTATCGCCGATAATACGCAAGATATCATTAGCGTTTTAGATGCTAAAGGTGTTGTTCATTATGCATCTCCTTCTCATGAGAAAGTGTTGGGCTATCCAGCGCAAGTAATTGAGGGTAACGCTATGTTTGATTTTTTACACCCAGACGATGCTTCATTAATTAAGAAATACTATAAGAAGGCGTTTTATTCCAAACTTCCAAGCTATTATGTGTTCCGTTATAAACATAAGACAGGGAATTGGGTAAATATTGAAGGCGTTGGAACTCCTGTTCTTGATGAAGATAATGAAGTCAAACAATTAATTGTTGTAGGTCGTGATATTTCACAACGAAGACAGAGGAACTGA
- a CDS encoding S-layer homology domain-containing protein: MKHFKKYLMPSLMATALFSTVALPTGAAAKEFKDVSKDANYYQTVQKLVEFNVISGYSDGTFKPNNLLTRGQAATMIARILEVEMNNLKDPGFKDVSKENSHYPAIAKLMEMGILDKSSNFYPNRQITRAEMAGILVEAFDLISDTVESYEDVKRNNKYSEAIGILGGLGITKTVGDFRPEDGVKRANFAVFIERIINIKRNDNMLDMWDSWGSWDGRGVISHDTGNEKSPVQGDNSIVNTPIDITKVNDVEKLIHKVTTDLSTERVNTKQDLDTLLATIRGGDKKEIEKSQLELTKSLDELNNAMNGAEEVFDITKSKNDVLQKLQDNLEKKLTDARKFVTDAENKSHDKKYYDREMDDSEDELKDLTTEINNLISAGSNRGILENKYGEMATVIEQANKVLTLYRASSVKSLEDEKEDLEVALDAANKVLKKLEQEVKRLGGDVSRFKTKSFLSQPVNINSLNDLEVTLNNAINEVTDAQDKADRILEDLVAALKEDDAAEVAEEQKKLDSALKELNQIIQKAQGIFIIAKMKNEVLQRLEDDLSKEMDWASKIASNAYEQSYNRYYFERELNSKQEELDTYIEDVDRLLKLSNPTLSAVDKTYDSIETAIKETNELLELYSDASINTLKDEKESLVKTLDQVEDALEDLAQRIKDDFDDLVGDQEASIDDLIKASKYLNDDGEIIQAIKNLNTAIDKAKRLKDDYKDIDVKVLDRNKKNLDEAIKRAEKEIKRLNDKLKK; the protein is encoded by the coding sequence ATGAAGCATTTTAAGAAATATCTTATGCCGTCATTAATGGCAACGGCGCTATTTTCGACTGTAGCATTACCTACTGGAGCTGCAGCCAAAGAGTTTAAAGATGTGTCGAAGGATGCAAACTATTATCAAACTGTACAAAAACTCGTTGAATTCAATGTAATCAGTGGGTACAGTGATGGAACATTTAAGCCAAACAATCTTCTAACTCGTGGTCAAGCGGCTACAATGATTGCGAGAATATTAGAAGTTGAAATGAATAATCTGAAAGACCCTGGATTTAAAGATGTTTCAAAGGAAAATTCGCACTATCCCGCAATTGCGAAGTTAATGGAAATGGGCATATTGGATAAATCTAGTAACTTCTATCCGAATCGACAAATTACGCGAGCAGAAATGGCAGGGATATTAGTCGAAGCTTTTGACCTTATTTCCGACACTGTGGAATCTTATGAAGATGTGAAACGGAACAATAAATATTCAGAAGCCATCGGGATCCTTGGAGGTCTTGGCATTACGAAAACGGTCGGCGATTTTCGTCCGGAAGATGGGGTCAAACGTGCTAATTTTGCGGTGTTTATTGAACGGATTATTAACATAAAACGTAATGATAACATGCTTGATATGTGGGATTCTTGGGGAAGTTGGGATGGTCGTGGAGTCATCTCTCATGATACAGGGAATGAGAAATCTCCAGTACAGGGAGATAACTCAATTGTTAACACTCCAATTGACATCACGAAGGTTAATGATGTTGAGAAACTGATACATAAAGTAACAACAGATTTATCTACAGAAAGAGTAAATACGAAACAAGATTTAGATACGCTATTAGCCACAATTCGTGGTGGGGATAAAAAAGAAATTGAGAAAAGTCAGCTAGAGCTTACAAAATCTTTAGATGAACTCAACAATGCCATGAATGGTGCGGAAGAAGTATTTGACATCACAAAATCTAAAAATGATGTTCTTCAAAAGTTGCAAGATAATTTAGAGAAAAAACTAACCGATGCCCGTAAATTTGTTACGGATGCAGAAAATAAATCGCACGACAAAAAATATTATGATCGGGAAATGGACGACTCAGAAGATGAGCTTAAGGATTTGACAACTGAAATAAACAATCTTATCTCTGCAGGTTCAAATAGAGGGATTTTAGAAAATAAGTATGGGGAAATGGCAACAGTGATTGAACAAGCCAATAAAGTGTTAACTTTATATCGCGCTTCGTCCGTCAAATCGTTGGAGGATGAAAAAGAAGATTTAGAAGTTGCATTAGATGCTGCTAACAAAGTATTAAAAAAACTTGAACAGGAAGTTAAGAGATTAGGGGGGGATGTGAGTCGATTTAAAACAAAATCCTTCCTTTCCCAACCTGTGAACATCAACAGTTTAAATGATTTAGAAGTAACATTGAACAATGCTATTAACGAAGTGACAGATGCTCAAGACAAAGCCGACCGAATTTTGGAGGATTTAGTTGCGGCACTTAAAGAGGATGATGCCGCCGAAGTTGCTGAGGAACAAAAAAAATTAGACAGCGCATTAAAAGAATTAAACCAAATCATTCAAAAAGCACAAGGAATATTCATCATTGCTAAAATGAAAAATGAGGTACTCCAAAGGTTAGAAGATGATTTATCGAAAGAAATGGATTGGGCGAGCAAAATTGCCTCAAATGCCTACGAACAGTCTTACAATCGATATTATTTTGAACGCGAGTTGAATTCAAAACAAGAAGAACTAGACACTTATATTGAGGATGTTGACCGTCTACTTAAATTATCCAATCCGACTTTATCGGCAGTAGATAAAACTTACGATTCAATCGAAACTGCTATAAAGGAAACAAATGAATTACTTGAGTTATACTCCGATGCATCCATTAACACGTTGAAAGATGAAAAAGAGAGTCTGGTTAAAACGCTAGATCAAGTTGAGGATGCATTAGAAGATCTCGCACAAAGAATAAAAGACGATTTTGACGATTTAGTGGGAGATCAGGAAGCCTCTATAGACGATCTTATTAAAGCATCGAAGTATTTGAACGACGATGGTGAAATTATTCAAGCCATTAAAAATCTAAATACAGCTATCGATAAAGCGAAACGTTTGAAGGATGACTATAAAGATATTGACGTTAAAGTGCTAGACCGCAACAAAAAAAATCTGGATGAAGCCATCAAACGTGCAGAAAAAGAAATTAAACGTCTAAACGACAAGCTTAAAAAATAA
- a CDS encoding S-layer homology domain-containing protein, translating into MKNLKKYVVPSLIAAALFTTAGVSAEASGKEFKDVSNSADYYHTVKKLVNFKIIGGYSDGTFKPGNYVTRGQAASMVARILNVDLKNVKDPGFKDVSTAYTHYPAIAKLTEMGIFDAAEKFDPNRNLTRAEMADILVNAFNLVSDEIKTFDDVDQAAAYYKEIGIIGALDITRNEGKFRPEDGVKRANFAVFIERVINFKRADDKEDLWDSWGNWDSKGVIKHTKPTNPENDDDNDDDEDKNNDSKPDKEKEEKIEKLEKAIDDAIDELEDAEKEIDDIMDDLKAAEEEEEEDDIEEEKDNLSDALKEMDRFIEEAEDVLKDVQKADYEELDKAEDKLENAIRKANKTVSEANANSFDEDYHEEKLDDALDELEDAIKDANKALKDNSLSGLKKDYEALVSSFEDAEKTLESYQDSNVESLEDEEEDLEQAIKEAEDLIEKIEDTLEDKLDDQIDYFKDRFKDIIKELDEAIDDKDKGDIYDAQEELEEVIENAEKVLKDYKNFNISTLSDEIESLEKLIKDAEKELKDSK; encoded by the coding sequence ATGAAGAATTTAAAAAAATATGTTGTACCGTCATTAATCGCGGCTGCTTTATTCACAACGGCGGGTGTATCAGCTGAAGCTAGCGGGAAAGAATTTAAAGATGTGTCGAATAGTGCGGACTATTACCACACTGTAAAAAAACTAGTAAATTTTAAAATTATTGGTGGTTATAGTGATGGTACATTTAAACCTGGTAATTATGTAACTCGTGGCCAAGCGGCATCTATGGTTGCACGAATTTTAAATGTTGACTTAAAAAATGTGAAGGATCCAGGTTTTAAAGATGTATCGACAGCATATACTCATTACCCTGCAATTGCAAAGTTAACAGAAATGGGGATTTTTGATGCTGCTGAAAAGTTTGACCCTAATCGTAATTTAACGCGTGCGGAGATGGCAGACATTTTAGTCAATGCCTTTAATCTAGTATCAGACGAAATTAAAACATTTGATGATGTGGATCAGGCTGCAGCTTATTATAAAGAAATTGGAATTATCGGCGCATTAGATATCACACGAAATGAAGGGAAATTCCGTCCAGAAGATGGTGTGAAACGTGCGAACTTTGCGGTATTTATTGAACGTGTCATTAACTTTAAACGTGCTGATGACAAAGAAGACCTTTGGGATTCGTGGGGTAATTGGGATAGTAAAGGGGTCATCAAGCATACCAAACCAACTAATCCAGAAAATGATGACGATAACGATGACGACGAAGACAAAAATAATGACTCAAAACCAGATAAAGAAAAAGAAGAAAAAATTGAAAAGCTTGAAAAAGCAATCGATGACGCAATTGATGAATTAGAAGACGCTGAAAAGGAAATCGATGATATTATGGATGATTTGAAAGCGGCTGAAGAAGAAGAGGAAGAAGATGATATTGAAGAAGAAAAAGACAATTTGTCGGATGCTTTAAAAGAGATGGATCGATTCATAGAGGAAGCAGAAGACGTTTTAAAAGATGTACAAAAAGCAGACTATGAAGAACTTGATAAAGCAGAAGATAAATTAGAAAATGCAATTCGTAAAGCGAATAAAACAGTAAGTGAAGCGAATGCAAACTCATTCGATGAAGATTATCATGAAGAAAAACTTGACGATGCATTAGACGAACTGGAAGATGCGATAAAGGATGCCAACAAGGCGCTAAAAGATAATAGTTTGTCTGGTCTTAAAAAGGACTACGAAGCTCTTGTATCTTCATTTGAAGATGCAGAAAAAACACTTGAATCTTACCAAGACTCCAATGTTGAATCGTTAGAAGACGAAGAGGAAGATCTTGAACAAGCAATTAAGGAAGCGGAAGACTTAATTGAAAAGATTGAAGATACGCTAGAAGATAAATTGGATGATCAAATCGATTATTTTAAAGACAGATTTAAAGATATCATCAAAGAGTTAGATGAAGCAATCGATGATAAAGATAAAGGTGATATCTATGATGCACAAGAAGAATTGGAAGAAGTAATCGAAAATGCTGAAAAAGTACTAAAAGATTACAAAAACTTTAATATAAGCACATTAAGCGATGAAATCGAATCTCTAGAAAAACTCATCAAAGATGCAGAAAAAGAACTTAAAGATTCAAAATAA